One region of Armigeres subalbatus isolate Guangzhou_Male chromosome 3, GZ_Asu_2, whole genome shotgun sequence genomic DNA includes:
- the LOC134223195 gene encoding 26S proteasome non-ATPase regulatory subunit 7 yields MPSETSTTKVIVHPLVLLSVVDHFNRMGKIGNQKRVVGVLLGCWRAKGVLDVSNSFAVPFDEDDKDKSVWFLDHDYLENMYGMFKKVNARERVVGWYHTGPKLCQNDIAINELIRRYCPNSVLVIIDAKPKDLGLPTEAYIAVEEVHDDGTPTSKTFEHVPSEIGAEEAEEVGVEHLLRDIKDTTVGSLSQKITNQLLGLKGLNAQLRDIKNYLLKVGNGQLPINHPIVYQLQDILNLLPDITQETFTDTLYVKTNDQMLVVYLASLVRSIIALHNLINNKLTNRDAEEGKKTDDSKDKKDSKEKSEKEGDKDKKKDDKEKKDDGKVDKAKDEKKK; encoded by the exons CGTCGTGGACCATTTCAACCGGATGGGCAAGATCGGCAACCAGAAACGAGTTGTGGGAGTGCTGCTCGGGTGCTGGCGGGCCAAGGGCGTTCTGGATGTGTCCAACAGCTTTGCTG TGCCCTTCGATGAGGACGACAAAGACAAATCGGTCTGGTTCCTGGATCATGACTACCTGGAAAACATGTACGGTATGTTCAAGAAGGTCAATGCACGCGAGCGAGTCGTCGGTTGGTACCATACCGGACCCAAACTCTGTCAGAATGATATCGCCATCAATGAGCTGATCCGGCGCTACTGTCCCAACTCGGTGCTGGTCATCATCGATGCCAAGCCAAAAGATCTGGGACTGCCCACCGAGGCGTACATTGCCGTCGAAGAGGTGCACGACGACGGTACACCAACATCCAAGACGTTCGAGCACGTGCCGAGTGAAATTGGGGCAGAAGAAGCCGAAGAAGTGGGCGTTGAGCATCTTCTGCGAGACATCAAGGACACGACTGTGGGTAGCTTGTCGCAGAAGATCACCAATCAGTTGTTGGGTTTGAAGGGTCTCAACGCTCAGCTGAGAGACATCAAAAACTACTTACTCAAAGTGGGCAACGGGCAGCTTCCCATCAATCATCCCATCGTGTATCAATTGCAAGATATTCTCAATCTTCTGCCGGATATCACGCAGGAAACGTTCACCGATACACTGTACGTCAAAACGAATGATCAGATGCTGGTGGTGTATTTGGCTTCGCTGGTTCGATCGATCATCGCCCTCCACAATCTAATCAACAACAAACTCACGAATCGTGACGCCGAAGAGGGCAAAAAGACTGACGATTCGAAGGACAAGAAGGATTCCAAGGAAAAGAGCGAAAAGGAGGGCGACAAGGATAAAAAGAAAGATGataaagagaagaaagatgATGGCAAGGTTGATAAAGCGAAAGATGAGAAGAAAAAGTAA